Proteins co-encoded in one Thermosinus carboxydivorans Nor1 genomic window:
- the prmA gene encoding 50S ribosomal protein L11 methyltransferase, which yields MKWAEISIQTTHEATEAVANIFHELGASGVVIEDPEVINAYRRSGAWDYCALPEAENPEIVTVKAYLPMDDELDDKLRLFEARVNELAQYQLNKGRGHIYWQEVQEEDWASSWKNYFHPVKVGEKIVIKPSWEEYNQAEGEIIVELDPGMAFGTGTHHTTAMCIRILEDVIKPGDVVFDVGTGSGILAVVAAKLGAGAVYAVDLDPVAVNVAVENASVNGVSHVVKVAQGDLLTGFTGTADVVVANIIADVIIRLVKDVPQKLKEGGVFIASGIIAERLGDVTAAILAQGLVIDRVVEEGGWAAIAVRRGGD from the coding sequence TTGAAGTGGGCTGAAATTAGTATTCAGACGACCCATGAGGCCACCGAAGCGGTGGCCAATATTTTTCACGAGTTAGGTGCCAGCGGGGTTGTCATCGAGGACCCGGAGGTTATCAATGCCTACCGGCGGTCCGGTGCGTGGGATTATTGCGCTCTACCGGAGGCGGAAAACCCGGAAATCGTTACTGTCAAAGCCTATTTGCCAATGGATGATGAGCTGGATGACAAACTTCGCCTCTTTGAGGCGCGGGTCAATGAACTCGCCCAGTATCAATTAAACAAAGGGCGCGGGCATATTTACTGGCAGGAAGTGCAGGAAGAAGATTGGGCCAGTTCGTGGAAAAACTATTTTCACCCGGTTAAAGTGGGAGAAAAAATTGTCATCAAACCATCGTGGGAAGAATATAACCAAGCCGAAGGCGAAATCATCGTTGAACTTGATCCCGGGATGGCGTTTGGGACAGGTACGCACCATACTACCGCTATGTGCATTCGTATCCTGGAAGATGTCATTAAACCCGGCGATGTTGTTTTTGACGTGGGAACCGGGTCGGGCATCCTGGCCGTTGTCGCCGCCAAACTGGGGGCTGGCGCCGTCTATGCCGTCGATTTGGATCCGGTTGCGGTAAACGTGGCGGTTGAAAATGCTTCTGTAAACGGCGTCTCACATGTCGTGAAGGTTGCGCAGGGCGATTTGCTGACAGGTTTTACCGGAACGGCTGACGTGGTTGTCGCTAATATCATCGCCGATGTGATTATTCGATTGGTTAAAGACGTTCCCCAGAAATTAAAGGAAGGCGGCGTGTTTATCGCCAGCGGCATCATTGCCGAGCGGCTGGGCGATGTAACGGCAGCCATACTGGCGCAGGGCTTAGTTATTGACCGCGTTGTCGAGGAAGGCGGTTGGGCGGCCATTGCCGTTCGCCGGGGAGGCGATTAG
- the dnaJ gene encoding molecular chaperone DnaJ: MSKRDYYEVLGVPRTATEEEIKKAFRKLARKYHPDVNRDNPKEAEEKFKEINEAYEVLSDPERRAQYDQFGHAAFDPGQGAGAGGFGGFGGFGAGGFSDIFDMFFGQTGFGARHAGPEKGADLRYDLEIAFEEAAFGVEKEIQVPRTEECPACHGSGAAPGTHPETCPQCRGTGQQQIVQNTPFGRMVNVKTCTRCRGEGKIVRTPCKECQGRGRVRNKRTIKIKIPAGVDSGSRLRVAYEGEAGIRGGPPGDLYVYIFVKPHKLFTREGSDVICEVPISFVQAALGDEIEVPTLDGKVSLKIPEGTQSGTTFRLKDKGIPHLRGHGRGDQHVRIKVVTPKNLTERQRELLKEFARVSGENINPEQKSFFKKVKDFLGS, encoded by the coding sequence GTGAGCAAAAGAGATTATTATGAAGTGTTAGGCGTGCCCAGGACGGCGACCGAGGAAGAGATCAAGAAGGCCTTTCGCAAGCTGGCACGGAAATACCATCCTGATGTCAACCGTGATAACCCTAAAGAGGCAGAGGAGAAATTCAAAGAAATAAACGAAGCCTATGAAGTTTTGTCCGACCCCGAGCGGCGGGCGCAGTATGACCAGTTCGGCCATGCGGCCTTTGACCCCGGCCAAGGCGCCGGGGCAGGCGGCTTTGGCGGTTTTGGCGGATTTGGCGCCGGCGGGTTTAGCGATATTTTCGATATGTTTTTCGGTCAGACCGGTTTCGGCGCCCGTCATGCCGGCCCGGAAAAAGGCGCCGATTTGCGTTACGACTTGGAGATTGCTTTCGAAGAAGCCGCTTTTGGCGTGGAGAAAGAAATTCAGGTGCCGCGTACCGAAGAATGTCCCGCTTGCCATGGCTCAGGCGCCGCCCCGGGAACCCATCCCGAGACATGCCCGCAGTGCCGCGGAACGGGACAGCAGCAGATCGTTCAAAACACGCCGTTTGGGCGCATGGTTAACGTGAAGACCTGTACCCGCTGTCGCGGCGAGGGCAAGATAGTGCGCACGCCCTGCAAAGAGTGTCAGGGACGTGGCAGAGTCCGCAACAAGCGTACTATAAAGATAAAAATCCCTGCCGGTGTTGACAGTGGGTCCCGCCTCCGTGTTGCTTATGAAGGCGAGGCCGGTATACGCGGCGGGCCGCCTGGCGATTTGTATGTTTATATTTTTGTAAAACCGCACAAACTGTTTACACGTGAAGGCAGCGATGTCATTTGCGAAGTGCCAATAAGTTTTGTGCAGGCTGCCTTAGGCGACGAAATCGAAGTGCCCACCCTGGACGGGAAAGTCAGTCTTAAGATTCCCGAAGGTACCCAGTCCGGTACGACTTTCCGTCTCAAGGACAAAGGCATTCCGCACCTTAGAGGCCATGGCCGCGGCGATCAGCATGTGCGGATCAAAGTGGTTACTCCCAAGAACCTGACCGAACGTCAGCGCGAGCTTTTGAAGGAGTTTGCCCGTGTGAGCGGTGAAAATATTAATCCGGAGCAAAAGAGTTTTTTTAAAAAGGTCAAAGATTTTTTGGGATCGTAA